A genomic region of Barnesiella viscericola DSM 18177 contains the following coding sequences:
- the uraH gene encoding hydroxyisourate hydrolase: MSKNLILTALLTLLMATASIAQETVYQLSSHILDIKTGQPATGVKITLSRLDDNRSWQTIDERATDANGRVKEFLAKSPDTDNRGIYKLTYLVGPYFKAQAQNSFYPFIEVVFEIKDDSHYHVPITLSPYGYSTYRGN; this comes from the coding sequence ATGAGCAAAAATCTGATTCTTACAGCCCTGCTGACTCTGCTGATGGCAACCGCATCGATTGCCCAGGAAACCGTCTACCAACTATCCAGCCACATTCTCGACATCAAAACCGGCCAACCGGCCACCGGTGTCAAGATTACCCTCTCCCGGCTGGACGACAACCGGTCGTGGCAGACCATCGACGAGAGGGCTACCGATGCCAACGGACGGGTGAAGGAGTTTCTCGCGAAGAGCCCCGACACCGACAACCGGGGTATCTACAAACTCACCTACCTCGTAGGTCCCTATTTCAAGGCACAGGCCCAGAATTCGTTCTACCCCTTTATCGAGGTAGTCTTCGAGATTAAAGACGACAGCCACTACCACGTGCCCATCACCCTCTCGCCCTATGGCTACTCGACCTACCGGGGCAACTGA
- a CDS encoding radical SAM mobile pair protein A, whose amino-acid sequence MSQCIKSFIQNLNIVVGCTIGCSYCYARNNCRRYHMTPDFSTPEYMPRKLRRLETPRPHTLLLTGMSDFSDWRPEWIAEVFAHIACNPQHTCLFLTKHPERIDFHTTLDNVWIGVTVTCEAEKQRLDKLRRLISACHYFVTFEPLFDDLGSLDLEGIDWVVIGTETGRRRGKVTAHPQWVTRITQQAQARNIPVFMKEELAPIMGEEQMIQELPQPFIFPTV is encoded by the coding sequence ATGAGCCAGTGTATCAAATCGTTTATCCAGAATCTCAATATTGTCGTCGGGTGTACCATCGGGTGCAGTTACTGCTATGCCCGCAACAACTGCCGACGCTACCACATGACCCCCGATTTTTCCACCCCCGAGTACATGCCCCGCAAGTTGCGACGACTCGAAACCCCTCGTCCGCACACCCTCCTGCTCACCGGCATGAGCGATTTCTCCGACTGGCGCCCCGAATGGATTGCCGAGGTATTCGCCCACATCGCCTGCAACCCGCAGCACACCTGCCTCTTCCTCACGAAACACCCCGAGCGTATAGACTTCCACACCACCCTCGACAACGTATGGATTGGAGTCACCGTCACCTGCGAAGCCGAAAAACAACGGTTGGACAAATTGCGCCGGCTCATCAGCGCCTGCCACTACTTCGTCACCTTCGAACCCTTGTTCGACGACCTCGGTAGCCTCGATTTAGAGGGTATCGACTGGGTGGTCATCGGTACCGAGACCGGTCGACGCAGAGGCAAGGTCACCGCTCACCCCCAGTGGGTAACCCGCATTACCCAACAAGCCCAAGCCCGCAACATACCCGTATTCATGAAAGAAGAACTCGCCCCCATCATGGGCGAAGAACAGATGATACAAGAATTACCCCAACCCTTTATATTCCCAACCGTATGA
- a CDS encoding radical SAM mobile pair protein B codes for MNTEPAIQEIDVRSIMTRSTLPVGGYSVNPYVGCTHACQYCYASFMKRFTNHPEPWGTFLDVKNWEPIKNPQKYNGSRIVIGSVTDGYNPQEATFKRTRRILEELQGCDAEVMICTKSDLVLRDLDLIKQFPKATVSWSINTLDESFRADMDHAASIARRIEAMRQTYAAGIRTVCFISPIFPGITDVKAIIEQVKEFADLIWLENLNLRGQFKGRIMRYIGEKYPALLPLYEEIYNHKRLDYWKGLEADISQYVSQKGYPYRINDLPYGRSQPGRPVVVNYFYHEKIRLDKNK; via the coding sequence ATGAATACAGAACCTGCCATTCAAGAAATCGACGTGCGCAGCATCATGACCCGGTCGACCCTCCCGGTCGGCGGCTATTCGGTCAACCCCTACGTAGGCTGCACTCACGCCTGCCAGTATTGCTACGCCTCGTTCATGAAACGATTTACCAACCACCCCGAACCCTGGGGTACCTTCCTCGATGTCAAGAACTGGGAACCCATCAAGAACCCTCAAAAATACAACGGCAGCCGCATCGTCATCGGGTCGGTCACCGACGGCTACAACCCGCAGGAGGCCACCTTCAAACGCACCCGCCGCATTCTCGAAGAGCTGCAAGGCTGCGATGCCGAGGTCATGATCTGCACCAAGTCCGACCTGGTCTTGCGCGACCTCGACCTAATCAAACAATTCCCCAAAGCAACGGTCTCGTGGTCAATCAACACACTCGACGAGTCATTCCGGGCCGACATGGACCATGCCGCAAGCATCGCCCGGCGTATCGAAGCCATGCGGCAGACCTATGCCGCCGGCATACGCACCGTCTGCTTCATCTCACCCATCTTCCCCGGCATCACCGATGTAAAGGCCATCATCGAGCAGGTAAAAGAGTTCGCCGACCTCATCTGGCTCGAAAACCTCAACCTGCGCGGTCAGTTCAAGGGGCGCATCATGCGCTACATCGGCGAGAAATATCCCGCACTGCTCCCGCTGTACGAAGAGATTTACAACCACAAACGCCTCGACTACTGGAAAGGTCTCGAAGCCGACATCTCGCAATACGTCAGCCAGAAGGGATACCCCTATCGCATCAACGACCTTCCCTACGGGCGCTCGCAACCAGGGAGGCCCGTCGTCGTCAACTACTTCTACCACGAGAAGATACGGCTCGACAAAAACAAATAG
- the pfkA gene encoding 6-phosphofructokinase, whose amino-acid sequence MSQIKCIGILTSGGDAPGMNAAIRAVTRAAIYNGFEVKGIYRGYKGLITGEIAPFKTQNVSNIIQQGGTILKTARCQEFKTAEGRKIAYDTLVKENIDALVVIGGDGTLTGARIFATEYNYPIVGLPGTIDNDLYGTDTTIGYDTALNTIMEAVDKIRDTATSHERLFFIEVMGRDAGFLALNGAIATGAEAAIIPEISTEVDQLEELIKNGFRKSKNSSIVLVAESPITGGAMHLAERVQKEYPQYDVRVTILGHIQRGGSPTAHDRILASRMGAAAIDALLEDQRNVMIGIRNNEIEYVPFNKAIKNDKPIDRELLNTLRKLSI is encoded by the coding sequence ATGTCGCAAATTAAATGTATAGGTATTTTGACTTCCGGAGGCGATGCTCCCGGAATGAATGCGGCCATTCGCGCGGTAACCCGTGCAGCCATCTACAACGGATTTGAGGTAAAAGGGATTTATCGGGGCTACAAAGGGCTCATCACCGGCGAGATAGCACCGTTCAAAACACAAAACGTAAGTAACATCATACAGCAAGGCGGTACCATCTTGAAGACCGCCCGCTGCCAGGAATTCAAAACAGCCGAAGGCCGTAAGATTGCCTACGACACGCTGGTCAAAGAGAATATCGACGCTCTTGTCGTGATCGGTGGTGACGGTACCCTCACCGGTGCCCGCATCTTCGCAACCGAGTATAACTACCCCATTGTAGGTCTGCCCGGTACCATCGACAACGACCTCTACGGCACCGATACCACCATTGGCTACGACACCGCGCTTAACACCATCATGGAGGCCGTCGACAAGATTCGCGACACGGCCACCTCGCACGAGCGCCTCTTCTTCATCGAAGTCATGGGCCGCGATGCCGGATTCCTCGCCCTCAACGGTGCCATTGCCACCGGAGCCGAGGCCGCCATTATTCCCGAGATTTCGACCGAGGTCGACCAGCTCGAAGAACTGATCAAAAACGGATTCCGCAAATCGAAGAACAGTAGTATCGTACTCGTGGCCGAAAGCCCCATCACCGGTGGAGCCATGCACCTGGCCGAACGCGTACAGAAAGAGTATCCGCAGTACGACGTGCGGGTAACCATTCTGGGCCATATCCAGCGCGGCGGTTCACCCACGGCCCACGACCGTATCCTGGCCAGCCGCATGGGAGCTGCCGCCATCGACGCCCTGCTTGAAGACCAACGCAACGTCATGATTGGTATCCGCAACAACGAAATCGAATACGTCCCCTTCAACAAGGCCATCAAGAACGACAAGCCCATCGACCGCGAGTTGCTCAACACCCTGCGCAAACTCTCGATTTAA
- a CDS encoding TatD family hydrolase, with product MIDTHTHIYLEEFDDDRDEVVRHAREAGVERVILPNVDLTTVTSMQATHNLYPGYCRMAMGLHPTSVEADYREQLDRTRALLLAGDYCAVGEIGLDLYWDKSFAREQEEAFAVQTGWAVELDLPVIIHCREAFAEMVSLLQSGRVPSFRGVFHSFTGTADEVRTLRTLGDYYFGINGIVTFKNAHLEEMVREVGIDRLLLETDAPYLAPVPYRGKRNEPSYLPRMAQRIADILGVTVAEVEAATTANAFRLFGEW from the coding sequence ATGATTGATACGCATACCCATATTTATCTCGAAGAGTTTGACGATGACCGCGACGAGGTGGTGCGTCATGCCCGCGAGGCGGGCGTGGAGCGGGTGATTCTGCCCAATGTCGACCTCACCACGGTGACCTCCATGCAGGCCACCCACAACCTTTACCCCGGCTATTGCCGCATGGCCATGGGGCTGCACCCTACCTCGGTCGAAGCCGATTACCGCGAACAGCTCGACCGTACGCGTGCGCTGCTGCTCGCCGGCGACTATTGCGCCGTGGGCGAGATAGGGCTCGACCTCTACTGGGACAAGAGTTTCGCCCGGGAGCAGGAGGAGGCTTTTGCCGTGCAGACGGGTTGGGCCGTCGAGCTCGACCTGCCCGTGATTATCCACTGCCGCGAGGCCTTTGCCGAGATGGTGTCGCTGTTGCAGTCGGGACGGGTGCCGTCGTTCCGCGGGGTATTCCACAGCTTCACCGGCACGGCCGACGAGGTGCGCACCCTGCGCACGTTGGGCGATTATTACTTCGGGATAAACGGCATCGTCACCTTCAAGAACGCCCACCTCGAAGAGATGGTGCGCGAGGTGGGTATCGACCGCCTTCTGCTCGAGACCGATGCCCCCTACCTGGCCCCCGTGCCCTACCGGGGCAAGCGCAACGAACCGTCGTATCTGCCCCGCATGGCCCAGCGCATAGCCGATATTCTGGGAGTGACGGTTGCCGAGGTCGAGGCGGCTACTACGGCCAATGCTTTCCGCCTGTTCGGGGAGTGGTGA
- the cmk gene encoding (d)CMP kinase, protein MDKPRITIAIDGFSSCGKSTMAKALARRIGYIYIDSGAMYRAVTLYCLDHNLIDGDTVDTEALRSHMDDIHIDFRPDPATGKTHTFLNNRDVEQEIRSMRVSDKVSPVSAIPFVRTAMVAAQQKMGERKGIVMDGRDIGTTVFPRAELKIFVTASAETRAQRRVDELKDKGVAVDFDEVVANINKRDHIDQTRKESPLRRADDAILLDNSHMTIDEQDAWLLARYNEAIARQQ, encoded by the coding sequence ATGGATAAACCTCGCATTACCATCGCCATCGACGGTTTCTCGTCCTGCGGCAAAAGCACCATGGCCAAGGCCCTGGCCCGCCGCATCGGCTACATCTATATCGACAGCGGAGCCATGTACCGCGCCGTCACCCTCTACTGTCTCGACCACAACCTCATCGACGGCGACACCGTCGACACTGAGGCGCTGCGCTCGCACATGGACGACATTCACATCGACTTCCGTCCCGACCCCGCCACGGGCAAGACCCACACCTTCCTCAACAACCGGGACGTGGAGCAGGAGATTCGCTCCATGCGGGTATCGGACAAGGTGAGCCCCGTGAGCGCCATACCCTTCGTGCGCACCGCCATGGTGGCCGCCCAGCAGAAGATGGGCGAACGCAAGGGTATCGTCATGGACGGACGCGACATCGGTACCACCGTATTCCCCCGCGCCGAGCTGAAAATCTTTGTCACGGCATCGGCCGAGACCCGCGCCCAACGTCGGGTCGACGAACTGAAAGACAAGGGTGTAGCGGTCGATTTCGACGAAGTGGTAGCCAACATCAACAAGCGCGACCACATAGACCAGACCCGGAAGGAGAGCCCCTTGCGCCGGGCCGACGACGCCATTCTGCTCGACAACTCGCACATGACTATCGACGAGCAGGACGCCTGGCTGCTGGCCCGATACAACGAGGCCATCGCCCGTCAGCAATAA
- a CDS encoding polyprenyl synthetase family protein yields the protein MEGLQKYFDTIETALSKIEYAPSPDGLYAPVRYELSLGGKRVRPLLTLLACELFGGDADRAIDAAVGLEVFHNFTLLHDDVMDKADVRRGKPTVHKVWDENTAILSGDAMEIIAFRYVARTPAPHTAAVVDWFLKTALEICEGQQFDMEFESRDDVTEAEYIEMIRLKTAVLLGGALKIGAIIGGAGADDADRIYRFGESLGLAFQLQDDWLDVYGDPARFGKKIGGDILNNKKTYMLINAQLRARGTDAGELSHWLSATDYDPAEKIAAVTALYNRLGVGELCLQQVDLYSRRAIEALQQISVPEEAKQPLYDLARRLIKRDH from the coding sequence ATGGAAGGTTTGCAAAAATATTTCGACACGATAGAGACCGCACTTTCAAAAATAGAGTATGCTCCGTCGCCCGACGGGTTGTATGCGCCTGTGCGCTACGAACTTTCGTTGGGAGGCAAACGGGTGCGCCCGTTGCTGACCCTGCTCGCCTGCGAGTTGTTTGGCGGTGATGCCGACAGGGCTATCGACGCAGCCGTGGGGCTGGAAGTGTTTCATAACTTTACCCTCCTGCACGACGACGTGATGGACAAGGCCGATGTGCGTCGGGGCAAGCCTACCGTGCACAAGGTGTGGGACGAGAATACGGCCATTCTCTCGGGCGATGCGATGGAGATTATCGCCTTCCGCTACGTAGCCCGCACACCGGCTCCGCACACGGCGGCGGTCGTCGACTGGTTCCTGAAAACGGCCCTCGAAATCTGCGAAGGGCAGCAGTTCGATATGGAGTTTGAGAGCCGCGACGATGTGACCGAGGCCGAATACATCGAGATGATACGCCTCAAAACGGCCGTGCTGCTGGGCGGTGCCTTGAAGATTGGTGCCATCATAGGTGGTGCCGGTGCCGACGATGCCGACCGCATCTACCGTTTCGGCGAGTCGCTGGGGCTGGCTTTCCAGTTGCAGGACGACTGGCTCGATGTCTATGGCGACCCGGCCCGTTTCGGCAAGAAGATAGGCGGCGATATTCTCAACAACAAGAAGACCTATATGCTCATCAACGCCCAGCTGCGTGCCCGGGGTACCGATGCCGGGGAGCTGTCGCACTGGTTGTCGGCGACCGACTATGACCCGGCCGAGAAGATTGCAGCCGTGACGGCACTCTACAACCGGTTGGGTGTGGGCGAATTGTGCCTGCAACAGGTCGACCTGTACAGCCGTCGGGCCATCGAGGCCTTGCAACAGATCTCCGTGCCCGAGGAGGCGAAACAGCCGTTGTACGACCTGGCCCGCCGACTGATTAAACGTGACCATTGA
- a CDS encoding 4-hydroxy-3-methylbut-2-enyl diphosphate reductase: MARIEIDEHSGFCFGVVTAIRKAEEELDRTGHLYCLGDIVHNSNEVERLKAKGLITIDHEQLKQLHNVKVLLRAHGEPPETYRIAAENHIEIIDATCPVVLQLQRKIKAAYDSNPPEEAQIVIYGKTGHAEVNGLVGQTRGQAVVIENSHDLDKIDLRKKLLLYSQTTKSVEGFRHIVDEIKQLKPDGRFESFDTICRQVANRIPNIREFARRHDLVLFVCGKKSSNGRVLFGECQQVNPQSHLVSDVSEIDPAWLEGKESIGICGATSTPRWLMTEVQKYVAQLLEKENPGSSAGE; the protein is encoded by the coding sequence ATGGCACGTATCGAAATCGACGAACACTCGGGCTTCTGCTTCGGGGTAGTCACTGCCATACGCAAGGCCGAGGAGGAGCTCGACCGCACCGGCCACCTCTACTGTCTGGGCGACATCGTCCACAACAGCAACGAGGTGGAACGGCTCAAAGCCAAAGGTCTCATCACCATCGACCACGAGCAACTCAAACAGCTGCACAACGTGAAGGTGCTGCTGCGGGCTCACGGCGAACCGCCCGAAACCTACCGCATCGCCGCCGAGAACCACATCGAGATTATCGACGCCACCTGCCCCGTCGTGCTGCAACTGCAACGCAAAATCAAAGCCGCCTACGACTCCAATCCCCCCGAAGAGGCCCAGATTGTCATCTACGGCAAGACCGGCCACGCCGAGGTGAACGGACTTGTGGGCCAGACCCGCGGGCAAGCCGTGGTAATCGAAAACAGTCACGACCTCGACAAAATCGACCTCCGCAAAAAGCTGCTCCTCTACTCACAGACCACCAAGTCGGTCGAAGGCTTCCGCCATATCGTCGACGAAATCAAGCAGCTGAAACCCGACGGCCGTTTCGAGTCGTTCGACACCATCTGCCGGCAGGTCGCCAACCGCATTCCCAACATTCGCGAGTTTGCCCGACGGCATGACCTCGTCCTCTTCGTCTGCGGCAAGAAGAGCTCCAACGGGCGCGTGCTCTTCGGTGAATGCCAGCAAGTCAACCCCCAGTCGCACCTGGTCTCCGACGTCTCCGAAATCGACCCCGCCTGGCTCGAAGGGAAAGAGAGCATCGGCATCTGCGGAGCCACCTCGACCCCCCGCTGGCTCATGACCGAAGTGCAGAAATATGTAGCCCAACTGCTCGAAAAAGAGAATCCCGGTTCCTCGGCCGGCGAATAA
- a CDS encoding RelA/SpoT family protein, whose protein sequence is MEPSDQAYTNEEQLIEDKFQELLNGYLNSNHRKKVEIIERAFKFAKEAHKGIRRRSGEPYILHPIAVARIVSQEIGLGSTSICAALLHDVVEDTEYTVEDIENHFGKKIASIVDGLTKISGGIFGDQASAQAENFRRLLLTMSEDIRVILIKMADRLHNMRTLGSMLPSKQYKIAGETLYIYAPLAHRLGLFAIKTELEDLAFKYEHPDAYNQIKQKIAETEESRQQIYNNFAKPIVAKLKELGFDFEMKARVKSIYSIWNKMEAKHIPFEEVYDLYAVRIIFKCPNEADEKKECWTIYSVITDIYKLHPERTRDWVSRPKANGYKALHLTVMGPDGNWIEVQIRSEKMDEIAERGFAAHWKYKVGNSDEESELDIWLKTIKDILEHPEPNAIDFLDTIKLNLFSTEIFVFTPKGELITLPKDATALDLAFTLHSDLGFHCIAAKVNHRLVPLSQKLQSGDQVEILTSKSQTPKEEWLNLVTTAKARSRLMTALRKDRRKIIAKGETQFKEYLANNHLDYSNELVTKIVSALGLQNREDLFFKIGNEEITPNENIKKIIKGKSVNPFMRYLKLSFGNNSKNEPAKTQQPQHPTIDRKQTYILRDVNGVKNYKVADCCCPIPGDDVLGYVEDDETVVVHKRECPVAMRLKSSFGPRLVSTQWEASKSLSFPAKIEIQGIDRMGILNEITRVISNELMLDMRGLTIQANEGVFDGTVNIMVHDTQVVESLCNKLRKIKGVQKAARCKE, encoded by the coding sequence ATGGAACCGTCGGACCAAGCATACACCAACGAAGAGCAACTCATCGAAGACAAATTTCAGGAACTGCTCAACGGGTATCTCAACTCAAACCACCGCAAGAAAGTAGAGATCATCGAGCGTGCATTCAAATTTGCCAAAGAGGCCCACAAGGGCATACGCCGTCGTTCGGGCGAACCCTACATACTCCACCCCATCGCCGTGGCCCGCATCGTGAGTCAGGAGATAGGGCTGGGCTCCACCTCGATATGCGCCGCGCTGCTCCACGATGTAGTCGAGGACACCGAGTACACCGTCGAGGACATCGAAAACCACTTCGGCAAGAAGATAGCCTCGATTGTCGACGGACTGACCAAAATTTCGGGCGGTATCTTCGGCGACCAGGCCTCGGCCCAGGCCGAGAACTTCCGGCGGCTGCTGCTCACCATGTCGGAGGATATCCGGGTCATTCTCATCAAGATGGCCGACCGCCTGCACAACATGCGCACCCTCGGCTCCATGCTCCCCAGCAAGCAGTACAAGATTGCGGGCGAGACACTCTACATCTACGCCCCCCTGGCTCACCGGCTGGGACTCTTTGCCATCAAGACCGAACTCGAAGACCTCGCCTTCAAATACGAACACCCCGACGCCTACAACCAAATCAAACAGAAGATTGCCGAGACCGAAGAATCGCGCCAGCAAATCTACAACAACTTTGCCAAGCCCATTGTGGCCAAACTTAAAGAGTTGGGCTTCGATTTCGAGATGAAGGCCCGCGTCAAATCCATCTACTCCATCTGGAACAAAATGGAAGCCAAGCACATACCCTTTGAGGAGGTGTACGACCTCTACGCCGTGCGCATCATCTTCAAATGCCCCAACGAAGCCGACGAGAAGAAAGAGTGCTGGACCATCTACTCGGTCATCACCGACATCTACAAGCTACACCCCGAGCGTACCCGCGACTGGGTGAGCCGCCCCAAGGCCAACGGCTACAAAGCCCTGCACCTCACCGTCATGGGCCCCGACGGCAACTGGATCGAGGTGCAGATACGGAGCGAAAAGATGGACGAAATCGCCGAGCGCGGTTTTGCCGCCCACTGGAAATACAAGGTGGGCAACTCCGACGAAGAATCGGAACTCGACATCTGGTTAAAAACCATCAAGGACATTCTCGAACACCCCGAGCCCAATGCCATCGACTTTCTCGATACCATCAAGCTCAACCTGTTCAGCACCGAGATTTTCGTCTTCACCCCCAAGGGCGAACTCATCACCCTGCCCAAAGATGCCACCGCCCTCGACCTGGCCTTCACCCTGCACTCCGACCTGGGATTCCACTGCATCGCAGCCAAGGTGAACCATCGGTTGGTACCCCTGAGCCAGAAACTGCAAAGCGGCGACCAGGTAGAAATCCTCACCTCCAAGTCGCAGACGCCCAAGGAGGAGTGGCTCAACCTCGTCACCACTGCCAAGGCCCGCAGCCGACTCATGACCGCCCTGCGCAAAGACCGGCGCAAAATCATCGCCAAGGGCGAAACCCAGTTCAAGGAGTACCTCGCAAACAACCATCTCGACTACAGCAATGAGCTGGTAACCAAGATTGTGAGCGCCCTGGGTCTGCAAAACCGGGAGGACCTCTTCTTCAAAATCGGAAACGAAGAGATTACCCCCAACGAAAACATCAAGAAAATCATTAAAGGGAAAAGTGTCAATCCCTTCATGCGATATCTCAAACTCTCGTTCGGCAACAACAGCAAGAACGAGCCGGCCAAGACCCAACAGCCCCAACACCCCACCATCGACCGCAAGCAGACCTACATCTTGCGCGATGTAAACGGTGTGAAGAACTACAAGGTGGCCGACTGCTGCTGCCCCATACCCGGCGACGACGTGCTGGGCTATGTCGAGGACGACGAAACCGTTGTCGTGCACAAGCGCGAATGCCCCGTGGCCATGCGCCTGAAATCGAGCTTCGGGCCCCGACTGGTCTCGACCCAGTGGGAGGCGAGCAAGTCGCTCTCCTTCCCCGCCAAAATCGAGATACAGGGTATCGACCGCATGGGCATTCTCAACGAGATTACCCGGGTCATCTCCAACGAACTGATGCTCGACATGCGCGGCCTCACCATACAGGCCAACGAAGGCGTATTCGACGGCACGGTCAACATCATGGTGCACGACACCCAGGTGGTCGAATCGCTCTGTAACAAATTACGAAAAATAAAAGGCGTGCAGAAAGCGGCACGCTGCAAAGAATAA
- the porQ gene encoding type IX secretion system protein PorQ — translation MRYSLRYISILLALATCLVGKGQEGTSSFDFLNIPTSTHAYALGGTNISVIDEDVNLINQNPALLGPESDLQLGLNYMKYVGGINLAGATFAKAAGERGAWAAGIQYYGYGKMKSADETGVITGEFSPKDIVFNGIYSHDFNSFLRGGINAKVIYSSYEQYTSWALAVDLGLNYYNADNDLSLSLVARNLGGQIKRYNETFERMPFDLQIGYTQSLQHAPIRVSVTARHLTRWKLPYPTIENNAYTSGDAVIEKSGFVDNLFRHLIFGVEYLPTDRLYFGLGYNYKTRTDMKTASRNFLSGFSIGGGIKVRMFGLGVALAQQHTGATTLMVNLAINLFEFKK, via the coding sequence ATGAGATACTCGCTTCGATACATATCAATACTGCTGGCTCTCGCCACCTGCCTGGTCGGGAAGGGACAAGAAGGGACAAGTTCGTTCGACTTTCTCAACATTCCCACCTCGACCCACGCCTATGCACTGGGGGGTACCAACATATCGGTAATCGACGAGGACGTCAACCTGATTAACCAGAACCCGGCTCTGCTGGGTCCCGAGTCGGACCTGCAACTGGGGCTCAACTACATGAAATACGTGGGCGGCATCAATCTGGCCGGAGCTACCTTTGCCAAGGCCGCCGGCGAACGGGGTGCCTGGGCGGCCGGTATCCAGTACTACGGCTATGGCAAGATGAAGAGTGCCGACGAAACGGGTGTCATCACCGGTGAGTTTTCGCCCAAAGACATTGTGTTCAACGGCATCTATTCACATGATTTCAACTCCTTCCTGCGGGGCGGCATCAACGCCAAGGTCATCTACTCCTCCTACGAGCAATACACCTCGTGGGCCCTCGCCGTCGACTTGGGTCTCAACTACTACAACGCCGACAACGACCTGTCGCTCTCGCTCGTGGCCCGCAATCTGGGTGGTCAGATCAAGCGCTACAACGAGACCTTCGAGCGTATGCCTTTCGACTTGCAGATAGGCTACACCCAAAGTCTCCAACACGCCCCCATACGGGTATCGGTCACCGCCCGCCACCTCACCCGGTGGAAGCTGCCCTACCCCACCATTGAGAACAATGCCTACACCAGTGGCGACGCCGTTATCGAGAAGAGCGGTTTTGTCGACAACCTCTTCCGCCACCTCATCTTCGGTGTGGAGTACCTGCCCACCGACAGGCTCTACTTCGGGTTGGGATATAACTACAAAACCCGCACCGACATGAAGACGGCCAGCCGAAATTTCCTCTCGGGATTCAGCATCGGCGGCGGCATCAAGGTGCGCATGTTCGGCCTGGGCGTAGCCCTCGCCCAGCAACACACGGGAGCCACCACCCTCATGGTCAACCTTGCCATCAATCTTTTTGAATTCAAAAAATAA
- a CDS encoding AraC family transcriptional regulator, translating to MREPIPYLQWKERIDAQTPDDCRVGNDFLIVKKPRETDLVDQPFRLDMTLSVFLATGHCTFMADWVEYKAQAPCLFTVSPGQIFQLIALSDDAKPCTIIMSEAFSASLFKEYGSFGALHQSIVRQPVIDLTCDSQAFTRYLAMLEALLQSPFNTFKLEAVRHLSLAMFYSYSYQLHHISEVPPATKQENLFQQFKTLLRRHYRQEREVAFYASQLCITPKYLSVIVKQQTGQTALACIETYVITECKALLLSTDLTIQQIADRLHFPSQSVFGKFFKRVIGLSPRAYRQQHSHL from the coding sequence ATGCGAGAGCCCATACCCTACCTGCAATGGAAAGAGCGAATCGACGCCCAAACCCCCGACGACTGCCGCGTGGGTAACGATTTCCTCATCGTGAAAAAACCGCGTGAAACCGACCTCGTCGACCAGCCCTTCCGGCTCGACATGACCCTCTCGGTCTTTCTCGCCACCGGGCACTGCACCTTCATGGCCGACTGGGTGGAGTACAAGGCCCAGGCCCCCTGCCTCTTCACCGTCTCACCCGGGCAGATATTCCAGCTGATTGCGCTCAGCGACGACGCCAAGCCCTGCACCATCATCATGTCCGAAGCCTTCTCGGCCAGTCTCTTCAAGGAGTACGGCAGTTTCGGGGCGCTGCATCAATCCATCGTACGCCAACCCGTTATCGACCTCACCTGCGACAGCCAGGCCTTTACCCGCTATCTCGCCATGCTCGAAGCACTGTTACAATCGCCCTTCAACACCTTCAAACTCGAAGCCGTCCGGCACCTCTCCCTTGCCATGTTTTACAGCTACTCCTACCAGCTGCACCACATCAGCGAGGTACCCCCTGCCACCAAGCAGGAAAACCTGTTCCAGCAATTCAAGACCCTGCTCCGGCGCCACTACCGGCAGGAGCGCGAAGTCGCCTTCTATGCCTCGCAGCTCTGCATCACACCCAAATACCTGTCGGTCATTGTCAAGCAGCAGACCGGCCAAACGGCCCTCGCCTGCATCGAAACCTACGTCATCACCGAGTGCAAGGCCCTGCTCCTCTCGACCGACTTGACTATCCAGCAGATTGCCGACCGCCTGCACTTCCCCTCACAATCGGTATTCGGCAAATTTTTCAAACGGGTCATCGGCCTGTCGCCCCGCGCCTATCGCCAGCAACACAGCCACTTGTAA